A genomic region of Lytechinus pictus isolate F3 Inbred chromosome 2, Lp3.0, whole genome shotgun sequence contains the following coding sequences:
- the LOC129272762 gene encoding uncharacterized protein LOC129272762 — MAEELKDTISQSLECPVCLTTFTDPKILSCSHTYCKVCLEKLLESHGDDQMIRCPVCRDYTQVPNKDVSKLPASLAFRNLIEDVKNQHQICTNCDSEDKPKAVDYCQDCSNYLCITCHNMHSQWKNFVDHEIIAMSEISSGKVSIRRYRKCRKHPKEDEECFCSNCKRFTCFRCAVMEHKDQGHQVIESAAYESNHTKTIEGLKSKVEKKQSCFQNYIDLIDEEKKCVDDAMKHCTDDINKAYEEAVRQLTEKREILLGEVKGKTKRAEEALEEMKKSAQQRINQLTTIAEMVTNRRNAPVDMDTLAVYDTLCEDLQEALNQENPDYEQPNKTCGKAKGSIFERNVGKDGLNLGKIVNVVAKSISLPTKNSMSAMINTPDGRMAVGCAARGVNIFSADGHLQQTVLKDVWISALGFLSDGRCVVIDYSNTVALYTPEFMKLNVMFETLNYDEGGFSHLTIDNDDLIYVSYMKPKNILVFSSAGGKAIKEIPCQGYEPWQIASYNDSLIIRTGNTVRLIDKEGDVKHTLTKPSNTCLYAAVSQSNTILVATVKYKEGLVSIDEYNDELKHVRNLVNEYKIEKPIKRYWYYLQQYRSGEIAFCTLDNLYIMIT; from the coding sequence ATGGCTGAGGAATTAAAAGACACGATTTCTCAGAGTCTGGAGTGTCCTGTTTGTCTGACTACCTTCACTGATCCAAAGATCCTGTCTTGTTCCCACACCTACTGCAAGGTCTGTCTGGAAAAGCTCTTGGAATCCCATGGTGATGATCAGATGATCCGATGCCCTGTCTGCAGAGATTATACCCAGGTCCCAAACAAAGATGTCAGCAAACTACCGGCAAGCCTAGCTTTCAGGAATCTTATAGAGGACGTGaaaaatcaacatcaaattTGCACGAATTGTGATTCCGAGGATAAGCCCAAAGCTGTTGACTACTGCCAAGACTGTAGCAACTATCTATGTATTACTTGCCACAATATGCACTCTCAGTGGAAAAACTTTGTCGATCATGAGATCATAGCCATGAGTGAGATCTCATCAGGAAAGGTGTCAATACGTAGATACCGGAAATGCAGGAAACATCCgaaagaagatgaagaatgTTTCTGTTCTAATTGTAAGAGATTCACATGCTTCAGGTGTGCTGTTATGGAACATAAAGATCAAGGACACCAGGTCATCGAGTCAGCTGCTTATGAAAGTAATCACACGAAGACCATCGAAGGGCTTAAATCCAAGGTGGAGAAGAAACAATCTTGCTTTCAAAATTACATCGATCTCATCGATGAAGAGAAAAAGTGTGTGGATGATGCTATGAAGCATTGCACAGATGACATCAACAAAGCATACGAAGAAGCAGTTCGGCAGTTGACAGAGAAGAGAGAAATTCTCCTTGGTGAAGTCAAGGGAAAGACTAAAAGAGCAGAGGAAGCCCttgaagaaatgaagaaatcaGCTCAGCAGCGCATCAATCAGTTGACGACCATTGCTGAGATGGTAACCAATAGGAGAAATGCACCAGTAGACATGGATACTTTGGCTGTGTATGACACATTATGTGAAGACCTACAAGAGGCCTTAAATCAGGAAAATCCTGATTATGAGCAGCCGAATAAAACATGCGGGAAGGCGAAAGGTTCCATTTTTGAGAGAAATGTTGGAAAGGACGGGTTAAATCTCGGTAAAATTGTTAATGTAGTTGCAAAGAGCATTAGTTTGCCTACTAAAAATAGCATGAGTGCCATGATAAACACACCAGATGGTAGGATGGCAGTAGGATGTGCAGCGCGTGGTGTGAACATCTTCTCTGCTGATGGTCATCTCCAGCAGACAGTCCTCAAGGATGTTTGGATTAGTGCATTAGGTTTCCTCTCTGATGGTCGATGTGTTGTAATTGATTACTCAAACACGGTAGCACTGTACACACCAGAGTTCATGAAGTTGAATGTGATGTTTGAGACTCTGAATTACGATGAAGGTGGGTTTTCTCACCTCactattgataatgatgatctgATCTATGTTAGCTACATGAAACCCAAGAATATCCTGGTGTTCTCATCAGCAGGTGGGAAGGCAATCAAGGAGATACCATGCCAAGGATATGAGCCTTGGCAAATCGCTTCTTACAATGATTCACTAATCATTAGAACAGGTAATACTGTACGATTGATAGACAAAGAAGGTGATGTAAAACATACATTAACAAAACCAAGTAATACTTGCCTATATGCTGCAGTGTCTCAAAGCAATACAATCCTGGTAGCCACGGTGAAGTACAAAGAAGGTTTGGTGAGCATTGATGAGTACAATGACGAGCTGAAGCACGTTCGAAACCTCGTTAATGAGTACAAGATTGAGAAGCCCATAAAGAGATATTGGTATTATCTCCAGCAGTACCGATCAGGAGAGATCGCATTCTGTACTCTTGATAATCTCTATATTATGATAACATAA